The following coding sequences lie in one Armatimonadota bacterium genomic window:
- a CDS encoding DNA methylase, which translates to MQIENTFINGDCLDILPTLPSGFANLVLTDPPYLVNYSSRDGRAVPNDNNDAWLEPAFAEIYRVLHRNSFCISFYGWPKADRFIQAFRKAGFKIVGHFVFPKAYSSSTGMVGYRHECAYLLAKGHLVPAKLIPDVLPWKYTGNKLHPTQKPLAILRPLIEAFSKEGDMVLDPFAGSGSTLVAAKQLHRDYLGIELDANYHAIALQRLLPAVDIRQ; encoded by the coding sequence ATGCAAATCGAAAACACCTTCATAAACGGCGACTGCCTAGACATCCTGCCAACCTTGCCCAGCGGCTTTGCCAATCTGGTCCTGACTGATCCGCCGTATCTGGTGAACTACAGCTCACGCGATGGAAGAGCTGTTCCCAACGATAACAACGACGCATGGCTGGAACCTGCCTTTGCAGAAATCTACCGGGTCCTGCATCGCAACAGCTTTTGCATCAGCTTCTACGGCTGGCCGAAAGCGGACCGGTTCATCCAGGCATTCCGCAAAGCTGGATTCAAGATTGTCGGACATTTCGTCTTTCCAAAGGCATACAGTTCTTCCACCGGCATGGTCGGCTACCGCCACGAATGCGCCTACCTGTTGGCGAAAGGACATTTGGTCCCGGCCAAACTCATCCCCGACGTACTTCCCTGGAAATACACCGGCAACAAGCTTCATCCCACACAGAAACCTTTGGCGATCCTGCGGCCTTTGATCGAAGCCTTTTCCAAAGAAGGCGACATGGTCCTCGATCCCTTCGCAGGTTCAGGTTCAACCCTCGTCGCCGCCAAACAACTCCACCGCGACTACCTCGGCATCGAACTCGACGCGAATTATCACGCGATCGCCCTGCAACGCTTATTGCCGGCGGTTGACATCCGGCAATAA
- a CDS encoding ThiF family adenylyltransferase: MPEYSLRLTEGQYKELRAHLFPGDGLEAVALLVCGQYEDDSQTILTTRRVVPIPYDLCSVRTPDRVVWSTDILDDLIGEVWKSGNSLVKVHCHPTDYRSFSRFDDKSDVDLSIAWDGLFQEGRVHGSAVMLPDGSMFGRALVAGHLMNPFNCITALGSSPRYWRQEEELDEREAQKRHRQAFGQGTIEMLQRMTIGVVGCSGTGSVVIEQLLRLGVGKLVLVDPDKVEDKNLNRILNSTGEDAARSLAKVVVFSRQAKALGQGQIVDPVEANLGTPDAVKRIAKCDFVFGCVDSAEGRNLLNRICSFYLIPYIDVGVSLVADGNGGISTIAGAVHYFCPGMSSLLEREVYTTEQVRAEALKRTNPDAYREQLAAKYIRGVNEDRPAVISVNMFFGALAVNEFLARIHPFRNLENSEYDIVRGDLCEWMLLRETAAESSGHLIKEIGKGDIEPLLDMPGLS; this comes from the coding sequence ATGCCCGAATATTCTTTGCGACTGACCGAAGGGCAGTACAAGGAGCTTCGGGCCCATCTCTTTCCCGGAGATGGGCTAGAGGCCGTGGCGCTGTTGGTTTGCGGCCAATATGAAGACGATAGTCAGACAATTCTGACCACGCGCCGGGTCGTGCCCATTCCCTACGATCTCTGCTCTGTCAGAACACCCGACCGCGTTGTGTGGTCTACCGACATCCTTGACGACTTGATCGGTGAAGTCTGGAAATCAGGCAATAGTTTGGTGAAAGTCCATTGCCACCCGACAGACTATCGCTCTTTTTCGAGGTTTGATGACAAATCTGATGTCGACCTTTCCATTGCGTGGGACGGGTTGTTCCAGGAAGGACGTGTACACGGCAGTGCAGTCATGTTGCCAGATGGAAGCATGTTTGGCAGGGCGTTAGTTGCGGGGCACTTGATGAATCCATTCAACTGCATCACTGCTCTTGGAAGTTCACCAAGATATTGGAGGCAGGAAGAGGAACTTGACGAGCGCGAGGCCCAGAAGAGGCACCGACAAGCGTTTGGACAAGGCACAATCGAAATGCTCCAAAGAATGACGATTGGCGTTGTCGGCTGTTCTGGCACGGGAAGTGTGGTTATCGAACAGCTTCTGCGTCTAGGCGTTGGTAAGCTTGTCTTGGTAGACCCTGATAAAGTCGAAGACAAGAATCTAAACCGAATTCTGAACTCAACCGGCGAAGACGCTGCCCGATCACTGGCCAAGGTCGTAGTCTTTTCGAGACAAGCCAAGGCATTAGGACAAGGGCAAATCGTTGATCCAGTAGAGGCGAACCTTGGCACGCCGGACGCCGTCAAGCGTATCGCAAAATGCGACTTTGTCTTTGGATGTGTCGATTCCGCTGAGGGAAGGAATCTGCTCAATCGAATTTGTAGCTTCTATTTGATCCCTTATATCGATGTTGGGGTTAGCCTGGTTGCTGATGGAAACGGCGGAATCAGCACGATCGCTGGTGCAGTACATTATTTCTGTCCGGGTATGTCATCGCTGCTGGAGCGTGAAGTCTATACGACCGAACAAGTAAGGGCTGAGGCACTAAAGAGGACGAATCCCGATGCTTATCGAGAGCAGTTGGCTGCCAAATATATTCGCGGCGTCAATGAGGATCGGCCTGCCGTCATTAGCGTGAACATGTTCTTCGGCGCATTAGCCGTAAACGAATTTCTCGCTCGAATTCATCCCTTCCGAAATCTAGAGAACTCTGAATACGACATCGTGCGTGGGGATCTGTGTGAATGGATGCTACTGCGTGAAACCGCCGCCGAAAGTTCAGGACACTTAATCAAAGAAATCGGCAAAGGCGACATTGAGCCTTTGCTCGACATGCCGGGGCTGAGCTAG
- a CDS encoding DUF2188 domain-containing protein, which yields MKGKNQHVVPSPSGWAVKPEGGQRASSIHRTQAEAIERGREIARNQQSELIIHGRDGQIRGRDSHGHDPHPPEG from the coding sequence ATGAAAGGTAAGAACCAGCACGTAGTCCCCAGTCCATCAGGCTGGGCAGTTAAGCCCGAAGGCGGCCAAAGGGCCTCTTCGATCCATCGAACGCAGGCCGAAGCAATCGAGCGGGGACGCGAGATTGCCAGAAACCAGCAATCGGAACTCATCATCCACGGTCGTGACGGTCAAATTCGAGGACGCGACTCCCACGGCCATGACCCCCACCCCCCTGAAGGTTAA
- a CDS encoding ImmA/IrrE family metallo-endopeptidase, with protein MPPLTRDHLAERIRQARDNARLTQDQLAELAGMERSALAKVEIAARNATGGEIERIAYALGKNPMDLLGNGPLCQGASVQFRSVTDEESAENRKAVMDCIALLQEARQLETYLGVDRPDVAKGYSFGRITNFSEAVHVGRSVAKFERARLGLGHAPIPDIADLINLQGIRAAAVPMKDEVSGIFLQDEELGTAILVNQNMSRVRRRFSYGHEYAHALLDRDEPSEPSGRKNAKELREARANAFAAEFLVPEDGIYGLLAQLEKGEASRFHGALFSPSYENLELFEERTDSNAQKITIREVALIAHTYRVSVDVATYRLFDIGVIRRPETDALLDQRDNAQELIKLLRFWDAESEEPNNQPLLQQQILMLAIEALRRDKLPTSRFRDVCVLTNFPADDLLDALGVVTEEA; from the coding sequence ATGCCCCCACTTACCCGCGACCACCTAGCAGAGCGCATACGACAGGCCCGAGATAATGCCCGGCTTACTCAGGACCAGCTGGCAGAACTTGCCGGTATGGAGCGTTCTGCCTTGGCGAAGGTCGAAATTGCCGCTCGAAACGCTACCGGCGGCGAAATTGAGCGCATTGCCTATGCGCTGGGTAAGAATCCGATGGACCTTCTTGGCAATGGCCCCTTATGCCAAGGCGCTTCCGTTCAGTTTAGGAGCGTAACCGATGAAGAGAGCGCTGAAAATAGGAAGGCAGTTATGGACTGCATTGCACTATTACAGGAAGCCCGGCAACTCGAGACTTACTTAGGTGTTGACCGTCCCGATGTTGCGAAAGGCTATAGCTTTGGCCGAATAACTAACTTCTCGGAAGCAGTTCATGTTGGAAGGAGCGTTGCGAAATTTGAACGCGCGCGACTAGGTCTTGGCCATGCACCGATTCCAGATATTGCCGACTTAATCAATCTCCAAGGAATCCGAGCCGCCGCTGTGCCGATGAAAGACGAGGTTTCTGGAATTTTTCTTCAAGACGAAGAATTAGGAACCGCGATCCTTGTCAATCAAAATATGTCCCGAGTTCGGAGACGCTTCTCCTATGGGCATGAGTATGCCCACGCTTTGCTAGACAGAGACGAACCATCTGAACCAAGCGGAAGAAAGAATGCGAAGGAACTCCGCGAGGCCAGAGCCAATGCCTTTGCTGCAGAGTTTTTGGTTCCTGAAGATGGCATTTATGGTCTGCTTGCCCAACTTGAAAAAGGCGAAGCATCAAGGTTTCATGGGGCATTGTTCAGCCCATCCTATGAGAATCTCGAACTATTTGAAGAACGGACCGACTCGAACGCTCAGAAAATTACGATCAGAGAAGTTGCCCTAATTGCGCACACCTACAGAGTAAGTGTTGATGTCGCAACCTATCGGTTGTTTGACATTGGCGTTATACGACGCCCAGAAACGGACGCCCTGCTTGACCAGCGTGACAACGCACAAGAACTGATCAAGCTTCTGAGATTTTGGGATGCAGAAAGCGAAGAGCCCAATAATCAGCCCCTGCTACAACAACAGATTTTGATGCTTGCGATCGAAGCTCTGCGAAGAGACAAATTGCCAACTTCCAGGTTCCGGGACGTTTGTGTATTGACGAACTTCCCGGCGGATGACCTATTAGACGCCCTTGGTGTAGTGACCGAAGAAGCGTAA
- a CDS encoding DUF4263 domain-containing protein, whose protein sequence is MDQELYQEIKDAWPDVVGYMDPTGERLSYITVFHDFVWPGTKQFTNGQNLTKVVRDTRNKEKRPAILLTNTGQKTIFETESWHVFVLCEKACREHWLNEEAAYSHIYKERFAGLEATLSNLSDEERLAAISQFINPRAVAHYFALDPSRLVQVVTEWQSLPEKTAELIAQIPAAETGVPDNDNLGTALSAIQIVQNTDPQLLEAVCRLAGMISPDDRRKLMTELANSADGVRDLTIVFGESIERRLDNLEAIAREYEEKIKSASETDMQDFIEKHPWILGLEYASIAGRRDMGSGKCDFLLQRHDGGYDIVEMKGPSDLPIEPATPEGNVVPPSSLQIGKTLANAVAQALNYKVLLGLGIPNKGISACQDPKIVILLGKSDTCVGLGAAVYTELKEALHNVEVINYDHVGRRALGIVNAMRKYLGQIEQEIERKATVA, encoded by the coding sequence ATGGATCAAGAGCTATATCAAGAAATTAAAGATGCGTGGCCCGATGTCGTCGGATATATGGACCCGACCGGCGAGCGACTGAGCTACATTACTGTTTTCCACGATTTTGTTTGGCCCGGTACCAAGCAATTTACCAACGGCCAAAACCTCACAAAAGTCGTTCGAGATACTCGGAACAAAGAAAAACGACCTGCGATCCTGCTCACGAACACCGGCCAGAAGACGATCTTTGAAACCGAGAGTTGGCATGTTTTTGTCCTGTGTGAGAAAGCTTGCAGAGAACATTGGCTGAACGAAGAAGCGGCCTATTCCCACATTTATAAGGAAAGGTTTGCCGGGTTAGAGGCTACATTGTCTAACCTGAGCGACGAAGAAAGGCTCGCCGCCATTAGCCAATTCATCAACCCGAGGGCTGTCGCTCATTACTTTGCACTGGACCCGAGCCGTCTCGTGCAGGTCGTCACAGAGTGGCAATCGTTGCCCGAGAAAACTGCTGAGCTTATCGCTCAGATACCTGCAGCCGAAACTGGTGTACCCGACAATGACAACTTAGGGACTGCTCTAAGCGCAATTCAGATTGTTCAAAATACCGATCCTCAGCTATTAGAGGCCGTTTGCAGACTCGCAGGCATGATATCCCCAGATGACCGGCGAAAACTAATGACGGAGCTTGCCAATTCCGCCGACGGAGTCCGAGATTTAACGATTGTTTTCGGGGAAAGTATTGAACGAAGATTGGACAATCTGGAAGCCATTGCTCGTGAATATGAGGAGAAGATCAAGTCCGCATCGGAAACGGACATGCAGGACTTCATTGAAAAGCATCCCTGGATTCTAGGATTGGAATACGCGTCCATTGCCGGGAGGAGGGATATGGGTTCGGGTAAGTGTGATTTCCTCTTACAGCGACATGACGGCGGTTATGACATTGTCGAGATGAAAGGACCGTCGGACCTTCCAATAGAGCCAGCTACGCCAGAAGGAAACGTCGTCCCACCAAGCAGTTTGCAAATCGGGAAGACACTGGCTAACGCCGTAGCACAGGCCCTGAATTACAAAGTCCTCCTTGGCCTCGGAATTCCGAACAAAGGCATTTCAGCCTGCCAGGACCCAAAAATCGTGATCTTGTTAGGAAAAAGCGATACCTGCGTTGGTCTTGGCGCAGCTGTCTACACAGAGTTAAAAGAAGCCCTCCACAACGTTGAAGTCATCAATTACGACCACGTAGGGAGACGAGCCTTGGGCATTGTTAATGCCATGAGGAAGTATTTGGGCCAGATCGAACAAGAGATCGAAAGGAAAGCCACCGTTGCATAA
- a CDS encoding helix-turn-helix domain-containing protein, protein MAELSLSQEFGKLVRDKRMALKISQEEFAYRCGVHRTYMTHIERGSKMPSIEVVGKIARGLGVEISTLFIELEKRGVTVDRTTDAPTQKFA, encoded by the coding sequence ATGGCGGAACTGTCGCTATCGCAGGAGTTCGGGAAACTGGTGCGCGACAAGCGCATGGCATTGAAAATCAGTCAGGAGGAATTTGCCTACCGGTGCGGCGTTCACCGCACTTACATGACCCATATCGAGCGTGGATCAAAGATGCCGTCGATTGAAGTGGTAGGAAAGATTGCCCGAGGGCTCGGTGTGGAAATCAGCACACTGTTCATCGAACTTGAGAAGCGCGGTGTGACCGTTGATCGCACAACGGACGCGCCGACACAGAAGTTCGCGTAG